One genomic window of Quadrisphaera setariae includes the following:
- a CDS encoding adenosine deaminase: protein MSDLHEPTTDLRGRLARAPKVVLHDHLDGGLRASTLLELADEIGHELPESTPEALAAWVQRQADSGSLAAFLEPFSHTTAVLQTPHALERVARESVLDLAADGVVVMESRFAPELSTAGGLSIEEVLDAVLAGLHAGAAEAADAGRPIRVGAIVCAMRQADRSLEAARAALSRRDAGVVGFDIAGLEIGFPATDHADAFALLRENLLPFTVHAGEAVGPESVAQALAVGASRLGHGVRVLEDVTVGGDDASARPHLGRVASYVRDRQVPLEVCPRSNTQTGTSPSIAGHQVTALRDLGFTITLSSDDRLWTGTTLTDEMVLLAEEAGWGWDDFRQVTLDALDAAFIGQDERMALLEHVVLPGWAD, encoded by the coding sequence ATGAGCGACCTGCACGAGCCGACGACCGACCTGCGGGGGCGGCTCGCCCGGGCGCCGAAGGTGGTGCTGCACGACCACCTCGACGGCGGCCTGCGCGCCTCCACCCTGCTGGAGCTGGCCGACGAGATCGGCCACGAGCTGCCCGAGAGCACCCCCGAGGCCCTGGCCGCGTGGGTGCAGCGCCAGGCCGACTCCGGCTCCCTGGCCGCCTTCCTCGAGCCGTTCTCGCACACCACCGCGGTGCTGCAGACGCCCCACGCCCTTGAGCGGGTGGCGCGCGAGAGCGTGCTCGACCTGGCCGCGGACGGCGTCGTCGTCATGGAGAGCCGGTTCGCGCCGGAGCTGTCCACCGCAGGTGGCCTGAGCATCGAGGAGGTCCTCGACGCCGTGCTCGCCGGCCTGCACGCCGGTGCCGCGGAGGCCGCCGACGCCGGGCGCCCGATCCGCGTCGGCGCGATCGTCTGCGCGATGCGCCAGGCCGACAGGTCGCTGGAGGCGGCCCGGGCCGCGCTGTCGCGGCGCGACGCGGGCGTGGTCGGCTTCGACATCGCCGGTCTGGAGATCGGCTTCCCGGCCACCGACCACGCGGACGCGTTCGCGCTGCTGCGCGAGAACCTCCTGCCCTTCACCGTGCACGCGGGCGAGGCCGTCGGGCCGGAGTCGGTGGCGCAGGCCCTGGCCGTGGGCGCGAGCCGCCTCGGGCACGGCGTGCGGGTGCTCGAGGACGTCACCGTGGGGGGTGACGACGCGTCTGCGCGTCCGCACCTCGGTCGGGTCGCGTCCTACGTGCGCGACCGGCAGGTGCCGCTGGAGGTGTGCCCGCGGTCCAACACGCAGACCGGCACCTCGCCGTCGATCGCCGGCCACCAGGTCACCGCGCTGCGCGACCTCGGCTTCACCATCACCCTGAGCAGCGACGACCGGCTCTGGACCGGCACCACGCTCACCGACGAGATGGTGCTCCTGGCGGAGGAGGCCGGCTGGGGCTGGGACGACTTCCGCCAGGTCACCCTCGACGCCCTCGACGCGGCGTTCATCGGCCAGGACGAGCGGATGGCGCTGCTGGAGCACGTCGTCCTGCCCGGCTGGGCCGACTGA
- a CDS encoding VOC family protein has protein sequence MDTPATSTTSARLELVFIGVSDVDRAKHFYAEVLGWGCDHDQRVTDGLRFLQVTPPGSACSFAFGEGVTPMRPGEQKGLQAVVDDADAARADLLARGVECTEVDEMAWGRFVFFNDPDGNAWVLQQLPAPSPAA, from the coding sequence ATGGACACCCCGGCCACCAGCACGACGAGCGCCAGGCTCGAGCTCGTCTTCATCGGCGTCTCCGACGTCGACCGCGCCAAGCACTTCTACGCCGAGGTGCTCGGCTGGGGCTGCGACCACGACCAGCGCGTCACCGACGGGCTGCGCTTCCTGCAGGTCACGCCGCCCGGCTCGGCGTGCTCCTTCGCCTTCGGCGAGGGCGTCACGCCCATGCGGCCGGGCGAGCAGAAGGGCCTGCAGGCGGTCGTCGACGACGCCGACGCCGCCCGCGCCGACCTGCTGGCGCGCGGCGTGGAGTGCACCGAGGTCGACGAGATGGCGTGGGGCCGGTTCGTCTTCTTCAACGACCCCGACGGCAACGCCTGGGTGCTGCAGCAGCTCCCCGCCCCCTCCCCGGCGGCGTGA
- the cofG gene encoding 7,8-didemethyl-8-hydroxy-5-deazariboflavin synthase CofG yields MSTTLPDPTLPPSDRSVADALSSAETGATLEPDQAEVLLAARGLGPGEPLDRLLRLASAVRDAGLAAAGRPGVVTYSRKVFVPLTTLCRDRCHYCTFVDTPLQLARAGRAPFMTEDEVLALTRDGAALECKEALFTLGDRPEARWPEAQQWLDAHGFGSTLAYVRHLAVRVREETGMLPHLNPGVMTADELADLRPVAASMGMMLETTSRDLFERRGAAHYGSPDKDPAVRLQVLEDAGAAAVPFTTGVLLGIGETPADRVESLLAVVDVARRHGHVREAIVQNFRAKPRTAMRGEPDLALQEYAAALAVARLLLGADVRVQAPPNLSDPAELALLLRAGVDDWGGVSPLTPDHVNPERPWPHLDDLARWSAECGFELRERLALQPEHALDAQRWLDPAVRPAVSALAGPDGLAVQGRRPVGLAPRRPAA; encoded by the coding sequence GTGAGCACCACCCTGCCGGACCCGACGCTGCCGCCGAGCGACCGATCCGTGGCCGACGCGCTGAGCAGCGCCGAGACCGGAGCGACCCTCGAGCCGGACCAGGCCGAGGTGCTGCTCGCCGCCCGCGGTCTCGGCCCGGGCGAGCCGCTCGACAGGCTGCTGCGGCTCGCCTCCGCGGTGCGCGACGCCGGGCTCGCCGCGGCCGGGCGCCCCGGCGTCGTCACGTACTCGCGCAAGGTCTTCGTCCCCCTCACCACGCTGTGCCGCGACCGGTGCCACTACTGCACCTTCGTCGACACCCCCCTGCAGCTGGCGCGCGCCGGCCGTGCCCCCTTCATGACCGAGGACGAGGTCCTCGCGCTCACCCGCGACGGTGCCGCGCTGGAGTGCAAGGAGGCGCTCTTCACCCTCGGCGACCGCCCGGAGGCCCGCTGGCCCGAGGCGCAGCAGTGGCTGGACGCGCACGGCTTCGGCTCCACGCTGGCGTACGTGCGCCACCTCGCCGTCCGCGTGCGCGAGGAGACGGGGATGCTGCCCCACCTCAACCCGGGTGTCATGACCGCTGACGAGCTCGCCGACCTGCGCCCGGTCGCGGCGTCGATGGGCATGATGCTCGAGACCACCAGCCGCGACCTCTTCGAGCGTCGCGGCGCCGCCCACTACGGGAGCCCCGACAAGGACCCGGCCGTGCGGCTGCAGGTCCTCGAGGACGCCGGCGCCGCCGCCGTCCCCTTCACCACCGGTGTGCTGCTGGGCATCGGGGAGACCCCCGCCGACCGCGTCGAGTCGCTGCTGGCGGTCGTTGACGTCGCACGGCGGCACGGCCACGTTCGCGAGGCGATCGTGCAGAACTTCCGCGCCAAGCCGCGCACCGCCATGCGCGGCGAACCCGACCTGGCCCTGCAGGAGTACGCGGCCGCGCTCGCCGTCGCCCGGCTCCTGCTCGGCGCGGACGTGCGCGTGCAGGCGCCGCCCAACCTCTCCGACCCGGCCGAGCTGGCGCTGCTGCTGCGCGCCGGCGTGGACGACTGGGGCGGCGTCAGCCCGCTGACGCCCGACCACGTCAACCCCGAGCGGCCCTGGCCGCACCTGGACGACCTCGCCCGCTGGTCCGCCGAGTGCGGCTTCGAGCTGCGCGAGCGCCTCGCGCTGCAGCCCGAGCACGCCCTCGACGCGCAGCGCTGGCTCGACCCGGCCGTGCGCCCGGCCGTCTCGGCGCTCGCAGGCCCCGACGGGCTGGCGGTGCAGGGCCGCCGTCCGGTCGGCCTCGCCCCTCGCCGTCCCGCCGCCTGA